A part of Glutamicibacter arilaitensis Re117 genomic DNA contains:
- a CDS encoding relaxase/mobilization nuclease domain-containing protein, whose protein sequence is MMPNIVRGDRMAGLMTYLAGPGRSNEHTEPHLVAGDPAMMAWHDDAELSRDAALAIARHLDRPRKAFEVEVNGGHVWHCSLSLRADEGALSDEKWNEIANDFVKAMGFDDNEGTKAPCRWVAVHHGVSKNGNDHIHLAVNLVREDGTKASVHNDFRRAQAAARALEVEHGLEPLESAQAQRATRGYDPAEREAQACSRARAKYERTRAKQGKKSPSWENLSGADRKAHIAAELRTDQPRFLMSLKVRAASTASNSEAEFVRRMRRDGLLVRARFADGRTDVVTGYSVAERPEAGERPIWYGGGHLGRDLTLPRLRDGWPDTPTGATEAAAEWNAAKRGRRVVAPGREAHEPNPELWDQRNAELRELVDRLRAVPVDDRDTWATVARQTSGALAAWSNATERTPGDLAAAAEALSRSAQTYERTVSPQKAGTVALSGAAMLLASAARGGQGTVAQAAMVRQLLRLTQAVHDACVAGQQARQAKLLAEDTRARLVRVRDAMPQVPTATKGSATATLERPRTLDPEAQAMLDRLHAGQGKPATAAASPIPNKIEPVKTHQTTKPGTDRGPER, encoded by the coding sequence ATGATGCCGAACATTGTGCGCGGTGATCGCATGGCCGGTTTGATGACCTACCTGGCTGGTCCGGGGCGTTCCAATGAACACACCGAACCGCACCTTGTAGCCGGTGATCCGGCCATGATGGCCTGGCACGATGATGCCGAGTTGAGCCGTGATGCTGCTCTGGCAATTGCACGACACCTCGACCGTCCGCGCAAGGCCTTTGAGGTGGAAGTCAACGGCGGTCACGTCTGGCACTGTTCCCTGTCGCTGCGCGCCGATGAAGGTGCGCTCTCCGATGAAAAGTGGAACGAGATTGCCAACGACTTCGTGAAGGCCATGGGCTTCGACGACAACGAAGGAACCAAGGCACCTTGCCGCTGGGTTGCCGTTCATCACGGAGTGTCAAAGAACGGCAACGACCACATACACCTGGCCGTGAATCTGGTTCGCGAGGATGGCACCAAGGCCTCTGTCCATAATGACTTCCGCCGCGCGCAGGCCGCCGCTCGTGCTCTTGAAGTAGAGCATGGTTTGGAACCGTTGGAATCTGCCCAGGCGCAACGCGCGACCCGCGGTTATGACCCTGCCGAACGGGAAGCCCAGGCATGTTCCCGCGCCCGGGCAAAGTACGAACGCACCCGTGCCAAGCAGGGCAAGAAATCTCCATCGTGGGAGAACCTTTCCGGGGCCGACCGTAAGGCGCACATCGCTGCCGAGCTGCGCACTGACCAGCCTCGTTTCCTAATGTCTTTGAAGGTGCGGGCCGCCTCGACTGCAAGTAACAGTGAAGCGGAATTCGTGCGCCGCATGCGCCGTGACGGTCTGCTGGTTCGCGCTCGGTTTGCCGACGGACGAACCGACGTCGTGACTGGCTATTCGGTGGCCGAACGTCCCGAGGCCGGAGAACGGCCGATCTGGTACGGCGGGGGACACCTTGGCCGTGATCTGACGCTGCCACGGTTACGTGATGGCTGGCCCGATACTCCCACCGGAGCAACCGAGGCCGCGGCCGAATGGAACGCTGCGAAGCGCGGCCGCCGCGTCGTCGCGCCGGGCCGCGAAGCACACGAACCCAATCCGGAATTGTGGGATCAGCGCAACGCTGAACTACGCGAGCTGGTGGACCGGCTGCGCGCTGTTCCAGTCGATGACCGCGACACCTGGGCGACCGTGGCACGCCAAACCTCCGGGGCCTTGGCCGCATGGTCTAACGCGACCGAGCGCACGCCCGGAGACCTCGCTGCCGCTGCCGAAGCGTTGTCTCGTTCCGCGCAAACGTATGAACGTACCGTAAGCCCCCAAAAGGCCGGCACCGTTGCCCTGTCCGGTGCAGCCATGCTCTTGGCCAGCGCCGCCCGTGGCGGACAGGGCACTGTCGCCCAGGCGGCGATGGTGCGCCAGCTCTTGCGTCTGACCCAGGCAGTGCATGACGCCTGTGTGGCAGGGCAGCAAGCACGGCAAGCGAAGCTGCTGGCCGAGGACACTCGCGCGCGGCTGGTCCGCGTTCGTGATGCCATGCCTCAGGTGCCTACCGCAACCAAGGGCAGCGCCACGGCAACCCTTGAACGCCCGCGCACGCTCGATCCCGAGGCACAGGCCATGCTTGACCGGCTGCACGCCGGGCAGGGTAAGCCCGCTACCGCGGCGGCTTCACCCATCCCCAACAAGATCGAGCCAGTCAAGACCCATCAGACCACCAAGCCGGGTACGGACCGCGGCCCGGAACGATAG
- a CDS encoding M23 family metallopeptidase codes for MSERKSGGLIALIAIPALVLGLVFSIILLGGSDDAAAACNPGGSGNSLSIDPDTVPDDEISGYGHEQLVNAAHIIQAGKDLDLGVRDQTIGVMTAMGESTLRVLDYGDGPGPDSRGLFQQRDNGAWGSYEDRMDPYISATSFFKVLAKIEDRESLAPTIVAHRVQINADPYHYEKYWPAAVAVVEGLSGVDTGLNAENGGGEECSSGETETGEVNQNGWAKPGDGPINASFGPRPVIQTPSGPTYPFHFGTDFQAGGCDGPIWAAQEGTVSQIVQDSGGGWRIEVDHGGGVTTWYVHMYANGILVDVGDKVKAGQQIARTGSSGFSTGCHLHFEVQVNGEKVDPISFLAEVGITY; via the coding sequence ATGTCCGAGCGCAAATCAGGAGGGCTTATCGCTCTTATCGCCATACCCGCACTCGTGCTGGGCCTGGTGTTCAGCATTATCCTCCTGGGCGGCTCAGACGACGCGGCAGCAGCATGCAATCCCGGCGGGTCCGGCAACAGTCTCAGCATCGACCCGGATACCGTTCCCGACGATGAAATCTCAGGGTACGGACATGAACAGTTGGTCAATGCCGCCCACATCATCCAGGCCGGCAAGGACCTGGATTTGGGAGTCAGAGACCAAACCATCGGCGTGATGACAGCCATGGGCGAATCGACCTTGCGTGTCCTTGATTATGGGGATGGGCCGGGACCAGATTCACGCGGACTGTTCCAGCAGCGTGATAACGGGGCGTGGGGGTCCTACGAAGACCGAATGGACCCCTACATTTCCGCCACCAGTTTCTTCAAAGTCCTGGCCAAGATCGAGGACCGCGAATCCCTGGCGCCCACCATTGTCGCCCACCGGGTGCAGATCAACGCCGACCCCTACCACTATGAAAAATATTGGCCAGCAGCCGTCGCCGTCGTTGAAGGACTGTCGGGTGTCGATACCGGGCTCAATGCCGAAAATGGTGGAGGCGAAGAATGCTCTAGCGGCGAAACAGAGACTGGCGAAGTCAACCAAAACGGGTGGGCCAAGCCGGGTGACGGACCAATCAACGCGTCATTTGGTCCCCGTCCAGTCATTCAGACCCCTAGCGGACCGACCTATCCATTCCACTTCGGCACGGATTTCCAGGCCGGTGGCTGTGATGGACCCATCTGGGCTGCCCAAGAAGGCACCGTCAGCCAGATCGTCCAAGACTCTGGCGGTGGCTGGCGTATCGAAGTCGATCACGGCGGAGGCGTCACCACCTGGTACGTCCACATGTACGCGAACGGAATTCTTGTCGACGTGGGGGACAAGGTAAAAGCCGGACAACAGATTGCCCGCACTGGAAGCTCGGGATTCAGCACCGGATGCCACCTGCACTTCGAGGTGCAAGTGAACGGCGAAAAGGTAGACCCCATCTCATTCCTGGCAGAAGTCGGGATCACTTACTAA
- the mobC gene encoding plasmid mobilization relaxosome protein MobC, whose amino-acid sequence MVPAQGGVAALGRKKVIPLGDEQTPTGRLFARRRRANVEGGRQHHHKVKVTPEEEGMLLRLAEAQHVTIPRLLVESALASEASETPTERKQAMAELFALHRLLVAISNNVNQIARHTNATGEVQPATVSTLAKVREVAERIDAAIDGLSLS is encoded by the coding sequence GTGGTCCCCGCACAAGGCGGGGTCGCTGCGCTGGGCCGAAAGAAGGTGATCCCGTTGGGTGACGAACAGACTCCCACAGGTCGCTTGTTCGCGCGCCGACGTCGTGCCAACGTCGAAGGAGGACGGCAGCACCATCACAAGGTGAAGGTAACGCCCGAAGAAGAAGGCATGCTGCTTCGGCTGGCCGAGGCGCAGCACGTGACCATCCCTCGCCTCCTCGTTGAGTCTGCTCTGGCATCGGAGGCCTCCGAGACTCCCACGGAACGAAAGCAAGCGATGGCTGAACTGTTCGCATTGCATCGTCTGTTGGTAGCCATCTCCAACAACGTGAACCAGATCGCACGACATACGAATGCCACCGGCGAGGTGCAGCCTGCCACCGTCTCAACGTTGGCTAAGGTCCGTGAAGTTGCCGAACGCATTGACGCCGCAATTGATGGGCTGAGCCTGTCATGA
- a CDS encoding helix-turn-helix domain-containing protein — MTDGLDALFEGRRATLTAPEVAEILGMTKQGVYHWLRDGVIPGYKVGTTWFILRDDLKETLRKGANTPRVKDTPAPLEEE; from the coding sequence ATGACTGACGGCCTCGATGCACTATTCGAAGGTCGTCGAGCGACCTTGACCGCGCCCGAAGTCGCGGAAATCCTGGGCATGACGAAGCAAGGTGTCTATCACTGGCTGCGCGACGGGGTAATTCCCGGCTATAAGGTGGGGACCACATGGTTTATCCTTCGTGATGATTTAAAGGAGACTCTACGCAAAGGAGCTAACACTCCGCGAGTCAAAGACACCCCTGCGCCGTTGGAGGAGGAATGA
- a CDS encoding type IV secretory system conjugative DNA transfer family protein: MAEPVEVKPQRPPMRGWIGRGRGQSVYVQQADEWRGTTVQVCGMWPFAIGTGTPMVGVPLGRHIHTGATLCCDPISWFQRAKLISNPSAFVLGKPGLGKSTLVRRMATGLAGYGVMPLVLGDLKPDYVDLIEAMGGQIITLGRGRGYLNVLDPGEATEAAERLRASGHEKEAAQVMADAHGRRHTMVSALLTILRSAPPTDREETIIDRSLKWLDAHHEGVPVLGDLLRVIQDGPEEVRAVALDRGDDNRYKAITESLEASLIGLVGGGRLGETFSRQTTNPMRRDAPVVYDVSAIDDSEMDLQAATLLACWSAGFGTVNVANALADAGLEPRRHYFVILDELWRALRAGRGMVDRVDALTRLNRQRGVGMAMISHTMSDLLALASEEDRMKARGFVERSGMVICGGLPSAEMPQLTAAVPFSEAEQGLLIGWQDPPAWDPAAGQEADPPGRGKFLVKVGGRPGIPVNVQLTDVEKSINDTNKLWHERSRVGRRALHVVEEAEA, encoded by the coding sequence ATGGCCGAGCCGGTAGAGGTCAAGCCCCAGCGACCTCCCATGCGTGGGTGGATTGGCCGCGGCCGCGGTCAGTCAGTTTATGTGCAGCAAGCCGACGAGTGGCGCGGCACCACAGTTCAGGTGTGCGGCATGTGGCCGTTTGCCATCGGCACCGGAACACCGATGGTTGGTGTCCCGCTCGGCCGCCACATTCACACCGGAGCCACCTTGTGCTGCGATCCTATTTCCTGGTTCCAGCGAGCCAAGCTCATCAGCAATCCGAGTGCTTTCGTATTGGGCAAGCCGGGCCTGGGCAAGTCGACGCTGGTTCGACGGATGGCCACGGGGCTGGCTGGTTACGGCGTAATGCCCCTGGTTCTGGGAGATTTGAAGCCCGATTATGTTGACCTCATCGAGGCCATGGGCGGCCAGATCATCACCCTGGGCCGTGGGCGCGGGTACTTGAACGTGCTTGATCCCGGCGAAGCCACCGAAGCCGCCGAGCGGCTGCGCGCTTCCGGGCACGAGAAGGAAGCTGCCCAGGTGATGGCCGATGCACACGGACGCCGACACACGATGGTCTCGGCGCTCCTGACGATTTTGCGTTCAGCTCCACCAACGGACCGCGAGGAAACGATCATCGACCGGTCCTTGAAGTGGCTCGACGCTCATCACGAGGGTGTGCCGGTACTGGGTGACCTGCTCCGGGTGATCCAGGACGGCCCGGAGGAAGTGCGGGCTGTGGCCCTGGACCGTGGCGATGACAACCGTTACAAGGCGATCACCGAGAGCCTGGAAGCCTCACTCATCGGCCTGGTGGGGGGCGGGCGTCTTGGCGAGACGTTCTCCCGCCAGACAACGAATCCGATGCGCCGCGATGCCCCGGTGGTCTACGACGTGTCCGCCATCGACGATTCCGAAATGGACCTACAGGCCGCCACGTTGCTGGCCTGCTGGTCTGCCGGGTTCGGCACGGTCAACGTGGCCAACGCTTTGGCTGATGCCGGGCTGGAACCACGGCGGCACTACTTCGTCATCCTCGACGAGCTGTGGCGTGCCCTGCGCGCCGGACGCGGCATGGTCGATCGTGTCGACGCATTGACACGTCTGAACCGTCAACGCGGTGTCGGCATGGCAATGATTTCGCACACCATGAGCGACCTGCTGGCCCTGGCCAGCGAGGAGGACCGGATGAAGGCCCGCGGTTTCGTTGAGCGTTCCGGCATGGTCATCTGCGGCGGATTGCCCTCGGCCGAGATGCCCCAGCTCACCGCCGCGGTGCCGTTCTCCGAAGCGGAACAAGGTTTGTTGATCGGCTGGCAGGACCCGCCTGCATGGGACCCTGCTGCCGGGCAAGAAGCTGACCCTCCGGGGCGCGGCAAATTCCTGGTGAAGGTTGGCGGCCGCCCAGGCATTCCCGTCAATGTGCAGCTGACTGACGTTGAAAAATCTATCAATGACACCAACAAGCTCTGGCACGAACGGTCGCGCGTCGGCCGCCGTGCACTGCATGTCGTCGAGGAGGCAGAAGCATGA
- a CDS encoding DUF4913 domain-containing protein, with protein sequence MMSDWGEDEYTENEGQPSAAADPPRSPGRVFGLDIGGLAGEYVDAAVKASVRKQINNVATSAVDEALTEEMLESLRERAVQAAVAAVTEQVEANDAAEEGQDDEGEAEPEETLYFGSVDEFVREYLRNVYRRAINGRSRVWAARWWEYDEAVIRLEALWRSWEHLRMDPSTGMSVWWRDHADHHMAVLLDPDGPFSSAADADENKSKKGQPLPYAAPPEGLFPDQRQVHETKDGVAREEEPEPPVEEWPG encoded by the coding sequence ATGATGAGCGACTGGGGAGAGGACGAATACACCGAAAACGAGGGGCAGCCTTCCGCTGCCGCCGATCCTCCCCGCTCGCCTGGGCGGGTGTTTGGGCTCGACATTGGCGGGCTTGCCGGTGAATATGTCGATGCAGCGGTCAAGGCCTCGGTTCGTAAGCAGATCAATAACGTGGCCACGTCCGCGGTTGATGAAGCCTTGACTGAGGAGATGTTGGAATCCCTCAGGGAGCGAGCTGTCCAGGCGGCCGTGGCCGCCGTGACCGAACAGGTCGAGGCCAACGACGCGGCTGAAGAAGGCCAGGACGACGAGGGCGAGGCTGAACCAGAGGAAACCCTTTACTTCGGTTCCGTTGATGAGTTTGTCCGTGAGTACCTGCGCAATGTCTATCGTCGGGCGATCAACGGCCGGTCGCGGGTCTGGGCTGCCCGGTGGTGGGAATATGACGAGGCAGTGATCCGTCTGGAAGCGCTGTGGCGTTCCTGGGAACATCTGCGCATGGACCCCAGCACCGGGATGAGCGTGTGGTGGCGTGACCACGCGGACCACCATATGGCGGTTTTACTGGACCCGGATGGGCCGTTTTCCTCGGCAGCGGACGCCGACGAAAACAAGTCCAAAAAAGGGCAGCCGTTGCCTTATGCAGCGCCGCCGGAGGGCTTATTCCCTGACCAACGCCAAGTCCACGAAACAAAAGATGGCGTAGCGCGGGAGGAGGAACCGGAACCACCCGTCGAAGAATGGCCGGGCTAG
- a CDS encoding DUF6668 family protein: MSPQSGVPAPDRVDQLPVQDRQNDADLWWLGVHGGAGESSLSTLVPDWPAADHGWPRTPENNPVRVVLVARSNMRGLRAAQAAATQWASGMVPHIEILGLVIVADAPGRLPRPLRDFAQVVGGGVPRTWTVPWIESWRLDEPVALPDAPRGVRRLVDELSALIQSGADGITNRKEQQ, from the coding sequence GTGAGCCCGCAGAGCGGCGTCCCTGCGCCTGACCGCGTGGATCAACTGCCAGTTCAGGATCGCCAAAATGACGCAGATCTATGGTGGTTGGGTGTGCACGGTGGCGCTGGCGAATCCAGCCTTTCGACGCTGGTTCCAGACTGGCCTGCCGCCGACCATGGATGGCCACGAACGCCAGAAAACAATCCTGTCCGTGTCGTTCTCGTGGCCCGATCCAATATGCGCGGCCTGAGAGCTGCCCAGGCCGCCGCAACGCAGTGGGCATCGGGGATGGTTCCACATATCGAAATTCTTGGCCTGGTGATCGTCGCGGACGCACCTGGTCGGCTCCCTCGCCCCCTGCGCGATTTTGCGCAGGTAGTCGGCGGGGGAGTTCCACGCACATGGACTGTGCCGTGGATCGAATCGTGGCGTTTGGACGAGCCAGTGGCTCTACCTGACGCCCCGCGTGGTGTCCGTCGACTCGTCGACGAGCTAAGCGCTCTTATCCAATCCGGTGCCGACGGCATCACCAATCGAAAGGAACAGCAATGA
- a CDS encoding TraM recognition domain-containing protein — protein sequence MSIQNNRRRDPGGMGSEAILVWIGIIVVVVGVGSIYAAMFLGHKIAGTGEALPADPFSLVFGLFGGKLNWPGAPGWWVLAGMGLVVIVLAVLFGLMLRRMRKGRSRVDRAASYMGRGKDIESLTSKAAQASAKRLGVENSCGVPIGRTVGGGAPLHGSWEDMHIDIWGPRTGKTTSRAVPAILDAPGGVLVTSNKRDVVDATRDVRAKTGPVWVFDPQSIALEEPNWWWNPLSYVTDEVRAAKLAGHFASGSRDPGAKTDAYFDPAGQDLLAGLLLAAALDHRAITDVYTWLTRPTDDTAVEVLREHGFALTADQVAGVIDAPEKQRGGVYGTAQQMASCLTNRQVSTWVTPRGAADTRPHFDPAGFVRDGGTLYSLSKEGRGTAGPLVTALTVAVVEAAEELAARSAGGRLKTPLVGVLDEAANVCRWRDLPNLYSHYGSRGIILMTILQSWSQGVEVWGESGMKKLWSASNIRVYGGGGTTHDGSFLEDLARMIGDYDRLTSSTSYGRGQRTVSQQLHRERILDVDDLAAMPKGRAVVLSSGNRPTLIRTQPWMAGPHADAVRASILAHDPEAEKTILEAEKELSVVESALSTEGA from the coding sequence ATGAGCATCCAAAACAACCGCCGCCGGGATCCCGGAGGCATGGGCTCTGAGGCGATCCTGGTCTGGATCGGGATCATCGTCGTGGTGGTCGGTGTCGGCTCGATCTACGCCGCGATGTTCCTGGGCCACAAGATTGCAGGGACCGGCGAGGCTTTGCCCGCCGATCCGTTCTCCCTGGTGTTCGGTCTGTTCGGTGGCAAGCTGAACTGGCCAGGTGCGCCAGGATGGTGGGTACTGGCCGGGATGGGCCTTGTTGTCATCGTCCTGGCGGTGCTCTTCGGCTTGATGCTTCGCCGCATGCGCAAGGGCCGTAGCCGCGTGGACCGTGCCGCGTCCTACATGGGTCGGGGCAAGGACATTGAATCGTTGACGTCCAAGGCTGCGCAGGCTTCGGCCAAGCGGCTGGGCGTCGAGAACTCCTGCGGTGTGCCGATTGGCCGGACCGTCGGCGGTGGAGCACCGCTGCATGGCTCCTGGGAGGATATGCACATCGACATTTGGGGTCCGCGTACAGGTAAGACGACAAGTCGCGCGGTTCCGGCGATCCTCGATGCGCCAGGCGGCGTCCTGGTGACCTCCAATAAACGCGACGTCGTGGACGCCACGAGGGACGTGCGGGCCAAGACTGGCCCGGTGTGGGTCTTTGATCCCCAGTCGATTGCCTTGGAAGAACCGAACTGGTGGTGGAATCCGCTCTCGTATGTCACTGACGAAGTGCGCGCGGCCAAGCTGGCCGGGCACTTCGCCTCTGGCTCTCGTGACCCCGGCGCTAAGACCGATGCCTATTTTGACCCGGCAGGCCAGGACCTTTTGGCCGGTCTGTTGCTGGCTGCCGCATTGGATCACCGGGCCATTACCGACGTGTACACGTGGCTGACTCGTCCCACCGATGACACGGCGGTGGAGGTTCTTCGCGAGCATGGTTTCGCGTTGACCGCCGATCAGGTGGCCGGTGTGATTGACGCTCCCGAAAAGCAGCGCGGCGGCGTGTATGGCACGGCGCAGCAGATGGCCTCGTGCCTGACCAATCGCCAGGTCTCCACCTGGGTGACCCCTCGCGGGGCGGCCGATACTCGGCCGCATTTTGACCCGGCGGGGTTCGTTCGTGATGGGGGCACGCTCTATTCCTTGTCCAAGGAAGGCCGGGGCACCGCGGGACCGTTGGTCACCGCGCTCACAGTCGCCGTGGTGGAAGCCGCTGAGGAGCTGGCCGCCCGGTCTGCCGGGGGCCGGCTAAAGACTCCTCTGGTGGGAGTACTTGACGAGGCCGCCAACGTCTGCCGGTGGCGCGATCTGCCGAACCTCTACAGCCACTATGGTTCCCGGGGAATCATCCTCATGACGATTCTGCAGAGCTGGTCCCAGGGCGTCGAGGTGTGGGGTGAATCCGGGATGAAGAAGCTGTGGAGCGCATCGAATATCCGCGTCTACGGGGGCGGTGGCACCACCCATGACGGCAGTTTCCTCGAGGATCTTGCCCGCATGATCGGTGACTATGACCGTCTGACTTCCTCCACCTCGTATGGGCGCGGGCAGCGCACCGTCTCGCAGCAGCTTCACCGTGAGCGCATTCTGGACGTCGACGACCTGGCTGCCATGCCCAAGGGGCGCGCTGTGGTGCTGTCCTCGGGTAACCGGCCCACGTTGATCCGCACGCAGCCGTGGATGGCTGGCCCGCACGCTGACGCCGTGCGGGCGTCGATCCTGGCCCATGATCCCGAGGCTGAGAAAACGATTCTCGAAGCTGAGAAGGAACTCTCGGTGGTTGAATCCGCGTTGAGCACGGAGGGTGCATGA
- a CDS encoding SCO6880 family protein yields MAAVDMQNRGPRTYGNWRRPTSPGILGLGSVGTVLLLGGLIMVVAVVMIAGLLEAVILGGILGLVMLAVLTKDSHGKNILSRGGARVAWWSSRSRGSNIYRSGPLGRALWGTFQLPGLAAPTRLTEHTDSYGRKFALLYTPATSSFSVVIGTEPDGAALVDQEQIDVWVADWGHWLANLGDEPGIEAASVTIEAAPDSGTRLRREIDMNMDDEAPAFAKAMLGEVRVTYPSGSSTVKAFASITFNASHRSGSKKRQAEEMARELAARLPGLTAGLQATGAGAAHPLSAQELCETIRIAYDPAAAVLIDEAHAAGETPELTWPDVGPSAAQASWGGYRHDSAYSCTWAMTSAPRGNVQSGVLARLLAPHRDIARKRVTLLYRPIDAAKAAAMVEADLRAAEFRVTSTNKPAARDSLAVRAAAATASEEASGAGLVQFGMLVTATVTDLEKEADARAAIDNLSATARLRIRPVYGSQDSAFAAALPLGLVLPKHIKVPAELREKL; encoded by the coding sequence ATGGCAGCCGTTGATATGCAGAACAGAGGTCCACGGACCTACGGAAACTGGCGGCGTCCGACGTCGCCAGGCATCCTCGGATTGGGGTCTGTTGGCACAGTGCTGCTGCTGGGCGGACTGATCATGGTTGTTGCCGTCGTCATGATCGCCGGCCTTTTAGAGGCAGTGATCCTCGGTGGCATCCTCGGGTTGGTGATGTTGGCAGTCCTGACGAAGGACTCACACGGCAAGAACATTCTTAGCCGCGGCGGTGCTCGCGTCGCTTGGTGGTCCTCCCGTTCCCGCGGTTCGAACATCTACCGCTCGGGTCCGTTGGGCCGGGCCTTGTGGGGTACTTTCCAGCTCCCTGGATTGGCTGCCCCCACTCGGTTGACCGAGCACACTGATTCCTATGGGCGTAAGTTCGCACTGCTCTATACTCCGGCAACGTCCTCGTTCTCTGTGGTCATTGGCACCGAGCCAGACGGCGCGGCCCTGGTTGACCAGGAACAGATCGACGTGTGGGTGGCCGATTGGGGTCACTGGCTCGCAAACCTGGGAGATGAACCGGGCATCGAGGCGGCCTCGGTAACTATCGAAGCCGCCCCCGATTCAGGAACGCGCTTGCGTCGTGAAATTGATATGAACATGGACGACGAAGCCCCGGCCTTTGCCAAGGCCATGCTGGGCGAAGTGCGGGTGACCTATCCTTCTGGTTCGTCAACGGTGAAGGCTTTCGCCTCCATCACGTTCAATGCATCCCACCGCTCGGGTAGCAAGAAGCGCCAGGCGGAAGAAATGGCCCGCGAGCTGGCAGCTCGTTTGCCTGGCCTGACTGCTGGATTGCAGGCGACGGGAGCCGGTGCGGCACACCCTCTCTCAGCACAGGAACTATGCGAGACGATCCGCATTGCCTACGATCCAGCCGCCGCCGTACTGATCGACGAAGCCCACGCGGCAGGTGAGACGCCGGAACTGACCTGGCCAGATGTTGGCCCTTCGGCAGCTCAGGCATCCTGGGGCGGATACCGCCACGATTCGGCCTACTCCTGCACCTGGGCAATGACCTCGGCGCCACGCGGCAATGTCCAAAGCGGCGTGCTAGCTCGCCTGCTCGCTCCGCACCGCGACATTGCTCGTAAGCGGGTCACGTTGCTGTACCGTCCGATCGACGCCGCGAAGGCAGCCGCCATGGTGGAGGCAGACCTGCGCGCCGCTGAGTTCCGGGTGACGTCGACCAACAAGCCAGCGGCCCGCGATAGTCTCGCGGTTCGCGCGGCGGCGGCAACGGCCAGTGAGGAAGCCTCTGGTGCAGGTTTGGTCCAGTTCGGAATGCTGGTGACGGCCACGGTGACCGATCTGGAAAAGGAAGCCGATGCACGAGCTGCCATCGACAACCTTTCCGCCACGGCTCGTCTGCGTATTCGCCCGGTGTATGGATCGCAGGATTCGGCATTTGCCGCCGCCCTGCCCCTGGGCCTGGTGCTGCCAAAGCACATCAAGGTCCCGGCTGAATTGAGGGAGAAGCTGTGA